TTGCCAGATACAATCATTCCCCTAGTGTTGCCTGTGCACTAGGAGGATACAGgtgctgaaaatatatattacgGGGGCATggtggggaaaaggagagggacgGTTGGGGAGGTTAGGACTCCTTGTCTAACTCTCATCAGTTCACTACGTGCCTCTGTGAAATAATGTGGTTCTTGTCAGAATATTCTAAGTTATCCTTTATGGCAGACCAGGTTTCTGTAAATCATGTGTAATTCTACTTGTGTTGAATCTTGTCATGCGAGTTGGATTCCCAATTCActtctgtttcagttttgctttcgctatttttgccttttaaaaaaaaaggggtgagGGTGGTTAGGACTCATCTATATCTcatcatttcattatttgttcctgtggaaaaaatgcAGTAAACACATTCCTGTCAAAGATCAGTTGGGTGTGTTTTATCTCACTTATGTCAGTTGGATTTTTCAATGGGGAGGTACCAAGTTAATAACAGATAGCAATGTTAAAtgtgtgatgaaaaaaaaatgtttaaaaatgtttaacaaatttaaaattaaatgctatataaaactagtgtattttatatctaggtttttccaatatacagaaaaaagagtttgaacatgtattttttatgaaaaacgaGTGAATTATCCCATAATGAAACCATGATCTGTGAGAGGTGAATAACACCATTGCACTAAATTTTGATGGAATTGTTAGTAATTAGGTACCCAAACAATGTTTATTAGGATTTTTTGGTTTCTGACAACTTTTGGATGTTTAAACATGCACCGGGTCACATTGACCCgcgaacatttttgctgtacctgaaaaatgaacagaacaggagggttaaaataatgtattgtccaggaaaataaataatattttctgtgtgaaCATAAAGAGAAAACGAATCTCTACTGCTTATGTCAGCTGCATTTGCACACCAGAAGTGCTCAGTGTGCACCGGTATTGACCACACTCATGTGTGCCAGTGCCTGTTTTATACCACAGATACTAAAAATGTGGTTGATTGTCCCAATGACAAAAAGGAAGTTTTCTACTGACGTCACATCTCTGTACCTTGTCCAATGTCTCCAGAGTTTCTGCGTCAATTTTTCGGATAGAGTTGGTTTCAGAGGTGGCATAGTAATCCTTCCCATATCTTATTATATTATTTCCACAGTTGTCTGTGAAGTCTGGGATGGTATATGAGAGAAAGGTGATCACTCTAGAATAGCAAGATAACAAACATACAATGTAATTCAGTGAGCATTTTGCATATGTATCTGTCAGAGTAGTTGATCCTAATCTATTCTCCACTTCCTTGTACGCTTGTTTACATTGACATTTCATGTGACTGTGagatatatgtaaaatatgacCCCTCTTACATGTACGTAGCAGCAAATTAGACAAACACATAAAAAGGCCAAACAGACCACTTACTTGGTGAATATACTTTTGCTAGGATCTGGGTAGGCCATTGTCCCCATTTCAGACACCACAATTCTTTTGGCTTCTGTGTTTGATTTATAGGTGTCACCACAAAGGTATCTGCTTCTGTAGATCACATCACCTGGGAGAAATATTAACTCCAAATCAAACTGTACAATCCAGCTGATgaggacagaaaaaaactggcaaCTGCATTCACTGGGccaaggatttaaaaaaaaaaaggaatgcatgaccattcatttaaaacatgaatTACCAGTGTGTTTATTCGCAACAGCAGAGTCAGTGATAGGGACCCCACTCAGAGGCCGGTCACTGGTCCCTATCTAGACTGAGGAGGAGACAAGTTTGCTGATCATTTCTCTGAATATCACATCCCTGATGGCTTGTCTGGCTATTGGGACATTACATCAGGGAAGCTGTCCGCGAACGCTTGCACTGTTTCTGTGTCATCCGGGGACACCTTCAAGAATGAAGACACAGACTACAAGTATGTGACATACAAAAACTACAAATCTGTGAACAGTTTCTACAAGTCCTGGCAGATTCAGCTTGATTCCAGCTACAAAGCAACATCCTATTGGAAGTCTGTGTTTTACAGATTTAACAAGGACTTCGCAAAGAAATATGGTGCAGAGCCAGCTGATATTCCTGAAGGATGGAATATCAGCAAGGGGCAAGTGAGGAAAGATTTGGAGGAAACTTACCAAGTCAGTCTGAATTCCATTGTATAACAGGAAGAATGGTTGCAagtcaagtgtttttttccttcatgttacatgtatgtatgtacacatgcatatgcacagatGATCAAAGAGGTTTCATGATtgagtaattacattttaataatgagtATATTaacaaactgttttgttttctgacacTTAGTATTTACCTACAGCCAATCAAGCTgtaatcacaattttttttaaatgtgtatttgtgtcttaCATGCTCTAttttatttctctattttatgattaatatttcagtattttgaaTCTTGACATGAACATAATGTAATATGATTATGTACTCGAAGCAATCAACACAACACCAGTGTATGGTAATGCACTTTGAAACTGTAATTGAAATACAGAAACTGTGCTAATATTATGCACTGTTTGCACTGCAGGGATCTTGAGAGAATCACATGGGGAAAACCAAATTTGATACAAATCTCTTTGACTTCACTGCCATTTTGCAGATGGTCTTCCCCATagcaatttaaaatacaaaaaaaagtgcaaagaTTAGGAAATGCAGTGATACAAAGAGCAGTAATTCTCTATAGGGGAAAAAATTCAGTTCCAAAGAATACAGCAAATGCAACAAGTGCACTCTGTAGCCTGCCATATTAAACATGAAACTGAAGTTACTGTGAAGTGGAAAACTACCCTAATGCGCATAAAGCTgtattaaatatacagtactggtGTTTAACTGTGTATCAGGATTAGGGGAACTTTATTGCAGTGCAAAATTGGAGTTGGGTATCAGCTGATTCATAGCAGATCTGCTAATCCAGAATGATGTTTTAGTGGTTGGTAACTGCAACTACAACTGCGCTctcttattaaaatgtattgtggATATCAATGCGATATCAAAAACAACACAGGGAATGATGCTGTGAGCAGCTGTGGGTTCTATAGCACTCAAGATAAAATCCacaataatgacatcacaagtcACTCTCTGTGCTAAATGTTCCAGCTACCAAGGTACCAAACTTTCTCGATCTACCCAAGTACAATTGTGATTCAGAAACAACATGAAGCAGTTGTTTGTATGCCATTTAATGATCATTTTCATTAGATGGGGGCAGGGGTTGGGAATTAGCTTTTGACAATGAACACTTAATACAGCGTATCTGATACTTGGTTTTAACATTGCAACAATGTTTTTCAATGTTCTTAACTAATAAACACTGGCTTACCAGTGTAACCACAATCAGCTTGGATTTTttctttgagaaacaaaagtGTTACTCCCAAAACCTACACAACCTCATTCATTAAAACTTAGTGACAATGGAAACTGTAAAACTCATGATTGTGACAACTGCTTTGGCAATCTTGCAGCTTtgaaaaaattgtaatttaatttacagcatttcaataaaaaaattaaaaaagtaacattGGTGAAGAACAGCTGCCCATATATGGGGCCAATATGGTCACAGGTGGGAGAAATGACTTGAGAGATAGAGGGAGTTAAATGCCACAGGGTATACCAAATTCCACGGCGAGGAATTATATTCAATTTTGGATTTTACACTATTGTAGTGTGCTTATCAATGTGGTGCAAGCCATTAGAAGGTATcacttaaaataatgtattgtccaggaaataaataatattttctgtgtgaaaataaagagaaaactaTTTCCAGAGTTTTGAAAGTCTTTGAACCTCGATAAATATGCAGTGTCCATGCATGGCTTGTATCTCATCTGTGGAAAAAATGGAAGAATTTCCAGGATCTAATATGCAAGGGAaggaacaatgaattctgatcCACTACCAAAATGTCTATAGTGATGATACTATAATGAGTTTGATTCTATGGGAACGGCTGAGTGCATTTATCATTAAAGCATCACTAAAAGTTCTAGTTTTGGGCAGTATGCAGCCAACAAATAAACAGCTCCCCTCTCTGCAATTAACTATTACCATAAGGCCGTCAAGATCAAACTCAATGTTTTTGCGATCAGACTAGTCttaaaaatcaacatttttatgtGACACACAACTCTTATATCGCTAGACCAAAGCAGAATGTGTGTATAAAGGACTTTGTTTCATTCAAGTCATGTTTAATCCCTTAAAATTTCTGGAGCAGAGTTAAAGTGCAGAGGTGTTGAGACAGTGTCTACACCCTAATTATACTGAGGGATGAAGTGTCCATGCATGTCTATGTGGAGGTCCGCGTCCACGTATGCCCGGGCGATCTCCGTAAATGACCTGCCATCCAGAACCAGCAGGAAGTTGGATTTCTCTGGGTCTGTACAGATGACTGAAGCCAAAACCACACCTGGGAATTTAGAAGAATTGCATTCCATTGCAGTTAACAATGTCTTCTGCACCACGCCTGCTGAACCCATGTGATGGTTTCCATCCTGTACAACTGCCCAGCTGGGTGTGATTTCGGTCATGTTCAAGGGCAGATGAACAGATAAGCCCTAGGAATCCACCTAAAAATTGTGTGAGCTACTGCTATGAAGACAACATGAAATTCATCACTGTTAGAAATGAATTACTGTCGCCAGCCTCATAAGCAAGGAAATACTGAATACGAGTTATAATCGCCAAATGACATGCCAGccagcccaacccccccaccaatAACTACAAGGTCTGACCAGTATTTGCCCCACCTGCCCCCTCCATAACTGTACCAACCTGCATTTGTGGCAAGAACTTCCAATTACTCTTCTAATGTACGCAACTGTGTTGAAAACATTGGCGTCACCACATATGGCTTCAAACACCAAGCAGGTGGCTTTATGGTACAGATTATAGACTGGCTTACCATCATCCTCTTCAATAGCCATGGGATTGCCAATGAACACAGGTTCACAGACTAAACAGTTTTCTTCTGTCCATTCCACCGACTTCCTTGTTTCCACCTCAAACTTCATTAtctagcaaaaaaaagaaaagaaaaaaagaatttaagcACAATATCTTTCACAGattaataaaattcaaataaacgCATATGATGTGCATTCATTTAGGGatggatttgctaattattaCGGCAACTGGAATTCCCTTGCAGTAAATAACCACAAACCAATTTGTGCTTTAGTATTGGATATACCAACTACACTTCCTGTGGTTTGAAACACTGTCTCCATTTGACTTTGTCTTAAACCATGTTTAAACAGTCATTCAAATGAGCAGGGATAAGTTAAGCAACCTGGATCTAAAGTCAAAATTCTTGTCTGAAGTGTCTCCAACCTTTGAAGAAACTGGGGACATTTCTGCACTGGTCCAGTAGACATATCCATGCTTCTTGCCATTGAAGTTGTAGTTAATTCTGGGAAGCTCCACACCTGTTTTGTTACAATTATCAGAGTAAATGCAAAGAGTTTATTTGAATGTATTATCTTGTCTGGTAACATATTTACAACATATGatatttcatgatttttatACCAATTGTAAACAGATGTCCAGTTGTACTCTTTGTCTCATCTTATTGCTGCAATCTCCACCATCATTTCGGGGGACATGCTACGCTATGCTTCACTGAAAAAGCCTCAAATCCTGTTGATTTGACTATGAATTCTGTGATTAATTGCCTAATTTCAGTATGTCCTTTCAATTAGCTTTCAGGTATTAGACCATGCTATTGTCAGCAGTTTAACCATTAACGATCAATTGTTATTAATGAAAACGATATCAGATTGGGTTGCGAAAAGCATggattgatatctttgggtcaTCGCGAAAAATCACTCAAAGTTCTCAACAATAAAGTATTTCCGGCAGACCAGGTCTGCTCGGAAAACCGCCATGCTTCGGAATTTCCTGGAAACTCAAACACATCACTTGCGCTAATGGAGGGGCAGTTCCGTCTAGGCTATTACTCCAATTATTCGTGGAATATAAAGCTCCATGTATATGCAGCTACTGTAAggctggccacagttggcactggcatggaCTGGACTCAATACCAATATCACTGCACTCACAGGGATGACCCACCCAGCAAAGTAACGTCATTTAACGCTGACATAGAAATACTGAACCAAATGAAACAGGGCAAGAAAGTTGAGTTCATCAGGAATAATTTTCAGACACGGCAATACTTTCTCTGGTACCTGaagaaaatacagtatgtatttaatttcaaaatgaaagatgGGATTCGTGCTTGCTTTTTCCTGAGATTGACACATGAGCCCATCCACGTCTTTGTAGGCACTCttaactgcaaccaaattacCAGTGTGTCATTCACTGCAACCAAATTATCTTTGATGATTTCATTACTAAACCATTACTGTCATCTGAGTGAATGGAAGAACTGTCATCTCCACAGAGTTTTGCTGTGAGCAAAGCGTAGACTTTACCTTCACAAAGGATCTCAGGCTGGCAGTGTATTTTaccctccttctctttcacaGCACTGGCTGTTGTGAACTTGAGCTTCACTAGATCCTCTCCAATCGGAGCCTGCTATGGAAGCACACACAATCAGTTATGGGGTGATATGGGGTCAATGTTTAAATGCTGGCTGATACACTAATAATGACAGATAATACCTGTGTCTGTACAGGCAGGACGAATCTCTTGCACTTTGGTCTGGAGTaagcttttctgttttcttctgaATCCTCTTTTATTTTGCTCAGGTAGAACATATCATATAGGCTGTTGTCATTGTAGGCAATGACGTCGAACACCACGTGGCCATCCTCCTCAAATGCATTGACATGATGGTACACCACCATGGAATCTGTGAAGAATTTAGTCTCCACCTGCTTCCCAGTCTTTCTGTCGATGAGGTGAATCAGTGTCTggatttaacacacacacacacgcacaaagagtGTTCAAGTCAGTGATGAAAGGAAGTCATTATATAATTGGTTAACTGGTAACGTTTTTATCAATTCTGGGAAGTAACCTTCTAAATTACATCTCTAACGTGAAAGGATGCGTCTTTTTACATTGTCTTCAGGATGGAATTTGAGACAGCTGGCCCAGTTGACCCCTCTCATATATGCAGTGGCCATCTTCAGGATGTCGAGTTTGAACGGCTGCTCTATGAAGATGAAGTAGTTGTCTGTCATGCCAAAGCTGTGGTAATAGCTTGGAGTAAGCAGGGAGCGACACGGAATAGTGCTTATAACCTCCAGGTTCTTCAGAGCTGGGGTTTCCTGAGCGCTACCTGCAGAAACAGCACAAATGGTggataatatttaatatatagtaATAGTTTATTAGTATATACGGATATATTCACATAATACAATGCCAGGGCATCTCTCACAATATAAGGAAgtgtttttttacacaaatattttcatatgtttaAAACAGCTTGCCAGGACCCTTGGATTCTCAGTTCCACGACTGACACAGTCTCTCTAGACTCTAGACAAATAATGGGTCTAAATAGGCCTAATGACCTGTTCTTTTCCTGGTAAATTCTTAAGTACTCTCGATGTTCATGCACCCAACCATGTTTATGAATATATGGGGACGCTAAGAGTGTTAGTACCAGCTGGTGCAGGTAATCTGCATGTTTCCCACTGACCAGTGCACATGCTATTGTGAGAGGAGGTGGGGAATACCGTCCCGTCCTATTTGACATGATGGCCAACTTTGCTGGATGACACGGGATTCCCTGACACAGTTGGCACTTTCGCATGGTGAGGATGCAATGCTGGGCCATGGGACCCCTCAACAGACTGAGAACCAGTGCTTTTGATGGATTTACCACTTGAGTACAAAAACATATTCCAGTTCACTTTGTGCATTGCGTAATGATACCAAACAGAGTCAGGGTCAATAACAGTCAAAGCTATGCAAACTCTCTTACCCTCTGCAGCTGACGGGACCTTGAATATAGTATATTTTGTCTTGCCCTTCTCTGCTATTGTGGTGCCCATGTTAAACGTATTGCCCTCTTTATCATAATGTgggtgtgatgtcaccaggTTCACAGCCAAATACTTCAAGTAATCCACCTTAGAAGAGAATATGTATATCCTGTCagcattactttttaaatagaAGTAGATTAGCCTTTTTCAGACCAACTTAAAACAGTCAAAATAATTGCACTAACTactaaaacacacatatgcaccccccctccccctacacacacacgcactcactcaatGTAAATCAAACAAATTGTTGTACTGCCTTTTTCAATTACACAATTTTACATTCTGCTTataatatgtatgtacacagtATAAAGTAATGATCTTTCagagcattacatttttaaaagtaatttctcTCTTACCTCAGCTTTAATTAAGGTACCATAAAATATCTGCGcacaacattttgaaaacatcagTTGAAAAGAGGAACATGTTTCAAATACTTCAGCATACAGACTGAATCAGTAAAATTCTACTGGCATATTTTTTCTTACCTTAAACTCAAAACCGGCATtgctcaaatgttttcatttttatcagagGAAACACCCCCTTTCAGTACTCTACTGCTTATGTCAGCTGCGTTTGCACACCAGAAGTGCTCAGTGTGCGCCGGGTTTGACACACTCATGTGTGCCAGTGCCTGTTTTATAGCACTGATGCTAAAAATGTGGTTGATTGACCCAATGACAAAAAGGAAGTTTTCTACTGATGTCACATCTCTGTACCTTGTCCAATGTCTCCAGAGTTTCTGGGTCAATTTTTCGGATATAGTTGGTTTCAGAGGTGGCATAGTAATCCTTCCCATATCTTATTATATTATTTCCACAGTTGTCTGTGAAGTCTGGGATGGTATGTGAAAGAAAGGTGATCACTCTAgaatagcaaaataacaaacataaaatgtaattcagtAAGCATTTCACAtatgtaacaatgtaacagaCAGAGTAGTTAATCCTAATCTATTCTCCACTTCCTTGTACACTGGTTTAAATTGACATTTCATGTGAATGTGAGACATACTATGTAAAATATGACAGCAAattagacaaacacacaaaaaggccAAACAGATCACTTACTTGGTGAATATACTTTTGCTAGGATCTGGGTAGGCCATTGTCCCCATTTCAGACACCACAATTCTTTTGGCTTCTGTGTTTGATTTATAGGTGTCACCACAAAGGTATCTGCTTCTGTAGATCACATCACCTGGGAGAAATATTAACTACAAATCACATTGTACAATCCAGCTGatgaggacagaaaaaaaactgtcaactgCATTCACAAGgccagggattttttttaaaatgaatgcatgacCATTCATTTAAATCATGAATTACCAGTGTGTTTATTAGCAACCGCAGAGTCAGTGATAGGGACCCCATTCAGAAGCCGGTCACTGTAGTGGTCCCTATCTAGACTGAGGAGGAGACAAGTTCGCAACTTTCCCTCACCGTTTTTGATCGTGAAGCTGTGCATCAACGCCATACCATCAAACCAGTGTTTGTAGCTAGTGTCTCCCACGGAGAACATCCCGGGGCCATTACGCAACAGCGTTCCCTGCAGCCACGAAGGTAGAGTGCCTGCATCCGCACacgaaaacaaatgcaaaataccTTACTGAAGTcttccatgttattattattttttaattaatgtttggTGGAAGTAATTCGCGGGTTTTCAGGTTTCTTCCGAGAGAATAATCTAGGCCTGCCGTTTTACGACTATACTCCAAATATCTTAAGATACCGTCGAAAGCATTCACGCGCCGTGACCGCGCGTGCCTAAATGAAAACCACCCATTCCGTTGCTGTGGTTTGCAATTTGGTTGAACCGCAAGTAGAGATATGGCATTTCCATATGATTAAGAAATGCATGCATTCAAAATAAAGCACTCACGCGTCTACACTGTAGCCTACTTCGCTGGTCAACAAGTTTGCTACTCTACCTTTGACTTCTGCCTTTATAGGATCGGGGTGTTCCACTCTGTTTTTGCTGTGATCGTACTGCATCGTATTTTTTCCGTTGGACAAGTCCTTGGTTGCCGACTTTCAGTCTGTTGAACTGAGAGAAGCCGGCGTTTTATATTCAGCGACTCGCTCTCCTCCCCTTCAAGACATTGTAAGTGAGTTCGAATGATAAGAGGGGTCAAAGATTGATAATGTACCCAAATCACAACACAACGGTGAATGTATGGAATATTCGGAAGAATATTGGTTGAAGTTTTGTGGAAGCTACCCTTTGGCAGCTGCACATCTAATAGTGACTCCATCAGTAACAATATTGCTACCCTAACTGCAGTAACCGAGCAGAGAAAAGgggtttttgtttaattatattaatgCTAAACAGTAACATCGCTGATTTGTATCAAGTATTGGAAAGATGAAACAAAAGAGTATAGGCCTACTCTTcaaaagtttttcttttcttaatttcCCAGAACTAAGAAACTCACCAAGGGTTGTCCAATACGAGGGACGAACATTTTtgaattcatgttttattgctctctgtgtgtcaaaGTTTTCACACAGGTTTCATGTACACAATAGATATGTGTTAAGTGTGTTGTCTTCTTACCAGGAAAGCTCTAATTAGGCAAAGAGATAAACTGCTGCttatcattttttatgtattactTTGCCTGTCTAATCAAGTGACACCAACAATGTCATTATGTTGTAAATGGCAATCTTACTGTTGTATAAAATGGCAAGAAGGACATTTTTGTGggtttggaaaatatattttatgtagtgCTGATTTAATTACTGCTCTTCCTTTGTGCCTTAACTGAATCAGCTTGTGGAATATTTTCCCTCTCACATACAAAAAATAGCTGTTTGTGCCATTTACACTGCTTTTAGTCTAGTTCACAACATTATCAGGTGCGTAACACTTAATCTGTGTTTTACTAGTTAAAAACTAAAGCTAGGCTGTTTGGAGGTTAAGGGGGGATGTGGGTCCCTCATAACCCCCTTTTTACGGAGTTATCCATCGGTACTCGCAAGTCAGCCATTGGCCAGTTGACGGCTGCTTCTATCCCCTGCCAGGTCACAGTACTTCAGCAAGGGATAGATCAGCATATGGTAACATATGAAAGAAATTGTTATCTAATCTTAGATATGAAGCATAGTTGGATGGATTTGAAGCTGCATTTGgaccaaaatattaaaatatgtacagaaaacaaaactcaaTCGTTAGTTTTTTCACATATCGTAAGGGTTCCTTACATTAAATCCCAGGTATTTTGGAAGCCTCTTTATGTGTACATAtcactttcagttttattgttgCATTATAGTAATTGAGTAAACACAGATTATATTTAACTGGCCTGTTTACAATCCTGACGGTATCTTGAGCAATTTCTTATCTGCTGGACTCTAGAACCTCTGTCTCTATTCACAAAGATGAATTCcttatgaaatgtgaaataggaGAATAAAGGTTCTTGTATGTCATGTTGACTAGTGCAAAGCAGACAGACGGGCAGTTCACTGAAGATGAATCAGCATTTAGCTATCATTCAGGAACAGACAAATAACATCCATCTCTACtgaatcattttaagaacaaaatggCTAAAGCTCCTGAAcagtatgatttatttatttatttttattttttgccattctttcccattttctccccaatttagtcgttataccaattcttggtgtgtatcacagtcctggtcgatgtgctatcctctgtcagtctggggagggtgtagactaccacatgccagccTTCGATACATGTCACCAGCCGCTACTTTTCACCTGGCAGCGaagagtttcactgggagagcgtaacgtgTGTgaaggttcacgctatctccccaagatcccctccctgctgaacaggtgccccgatcaaccagtaggagtc
This region of Anguilla anguilla isolate fAngAng1 chromosome 5, fAngAng1.pri, whole genome shotgun sequence genomic DNA includes:
- the bco1 gene encoding beta,beta-carotene 15,15'-dioxygenase encodes the protein MQYDHSKNRVEHPDPIKAEVKGTLPSWLQGTLLRNGPGMFSVGDTSYKHWFDGMALMHSFTIKNGDVIYRSRYLCGDTYKSNTEAKRIVVSEMGTMAYPDPSKSIFTKVITFLSHTIPDFTDNCGNNIIRYGKDYYATSETNYIRKIDPETLETLDKVDYLKYLAVNLVTSHPHYDKEGNTFNMGTTIAEKGKTKYTIFKVPSAAEGSAQETPALKNLEVISTIPCRSLLTPSYYHSFGMTDNYFIFIEQPFKLDILKMATAYMRGVNWASCLKFHPEDNTLIHLIDRKTGKQVETKFFTDSMVVYHHVNAFEEDGHVVFDVIAYNDNSLYDMFYLSKIKEDSEENRKAYSRPKCKRFVLPVQTQVLSQAPIGEDLVKLKFTTASAVKEKEGKIHCQPEILCEGVELPRINYNFNGKKHGYVYWTSAEMSPVSSKIMKFEVETRKSVEWTEENCLVCEPVFIGNPMAIEEDDGVVLASVICTDPEKSNFLLVLDGRSFTEIARAYVDADLHIDMHGHFIPQYN